A region from the Romeriopsis navalis LEGE 11480 genome encodes:
- a CDS encoding retron system putative HNH endonuclease: MRFIQKDSEPASFTTWKQQANENWQPTWENFQKPEKTEVLAALLQEQGYICCYCGQRISAPSSHIEHLKPRKHFPAEKLAYSNFLASCPGYPETENLEPKPLQEFCGHQKSDWYNADLLVTPLDPDCAAYFRYTALGEILPTIAPTREPAAKTTIERLGLDHSKLDRGRREAIEGLGLTNLLPNLTNREIQQFIDGLNQPDASGQLPPFCAALIYQLQSYLGGSS; this comes from the coding sequence ATGAGATTCATTCAGAAAGACTCCGAACCGGCCAGCTTCACCACCTGGAAGCAGCAGGCAAATGAGAACTGGCAACCGACCTGGGAGAACTTCCAAAAACCCGAGAAAACCGAAGTCCTAGCCGCCTTACTCCAAGAACAAGGCTACATCTGCTGCTATTGCGGGCAACGTATCAGCGCCCCCAGCAGTCATATCGAACACCTCAAACCTCGCAAACATTTCCCCGCCGAAAAACTCGCCTACAGCAACTTCCTTGCATCCTGTCCTGGCTATCCAGAAACCGAAAATCTCGAACCAAAACCACTTCAGGAATTCTGCGGCCATCAGAAAAGCGATTGGTACAACGCTGATTTGCTGGTGACACCACTAGATCCGGATTGTGCCGCCTACTTCCGCTACACAGCGCTGGGGGAGATCCTTCCCACAATTGCGCCAACCCGAGAACCTGCTGCAAAAACCACAATCGAACGCCTCGGACTCGACCACTCGAAACTCGATCGGGGACGCCGAGAAGCGATAGAGGGACTGGGCCTCACCAATCTATTGCCTAATTTGACAAACCGCGAAATCCAACAATTTATCGATGGCCTCAATCAACCCGATGCATCCGGGCAACTCCCTCCTTTCTGTGCGGCCCTAATTTATCAACTTCAAAGTTATCTGGGCGGATCATCCTAA
- a CDS encoding AAA family ATPase: MQLRSQPRLSVEGDPDLQAKPTMSMQVKRLQINAFCGIETLDLEFRSGVNILIGINGVGKSSILDCLARLVFLYTDLLLPRGLVKLANGELVKIGHEHTQNSINFQTSEGEEGTWHFRVSRDANRSSHAFFTSEAIDNAYSTSGISRETIQDFSERIKNKLIEKIKTHPDTTNIPLGVYYPTSRVIPKHPFDEQPDQEHPHRNRSNFLNIQALEGKLDFSAFFAWFKEHEDLENEIRLESDSKYRDQQLEAIRKAIPNFLPEFSHLRVKRSPLRMVITKHGEELIISQLSDGEKSLLTIIGDIARRLAICNPARENPLEGEGIILIDEIDAHLHPKWQRGIVPKLEQTFPNCQFFLATHSPQLISDVKSDHIYLLQRDEAGEVIATHPEGTYGRDTNQILEDVMGVPERPAWSKHNLQKLFQLIDSGDLAAAKKLKDNLEHRIGEDEPEFAKADVLIRRKEILGR; the protein is encoded by the coding sequence ATGCAGCTACGCTCTCAGCCCCGACTTTCAGTTGAGGGCGACCCAGATTTACAGGCCAAACCAACCATGTCAATGCAGGTAAAGCGGCTCCAAATCAACGCATTCTGTGGAATTGAAACTCTCGATTTGGAGTTCAGAAGCGGTGTAAACATATTAATCGGGATAAACGGAGTAGGTAAATCTAGCATCTTAGATTGCCTTGCAAGGCTTGTTTTTCTATATACAGATCTCCTCTTACCTAGAGGATTAGTCAAATTGGCTAATGGAGAATTGGTCAAAATAGGACACGAACACACCCAGAATTCTATTAATTTCCAAACTAGTGAAGGTGAAGAAGGTACCTGGCATTTTCGGGTGTCTCGCGATGCGAATCGTTCTTCCCATGCGTTCTTCACATCTGAGGCAATCGACAATGCCTACTCCACATCCGGTATAAGCCGAGAAACAATTCAGGATTTTTCAGAACGCATCAAAAATAAACTTATAGAAAAAATCAAAACGCATCCTGATACAACTAATATCCCACTTGGGGTTTACTATCCAACGAGCCGTGTCATTCCCAAACACCCATTTGACGAACAGCCAGATCAGGAACATCCACACCGAAACCGCTCTAATTTCCTAAATATTCAAGCACTCGAAGGGAAACTAGACTTCTCCGCATTCTTTGCCTGGTTTAAAGAACACGAAGACTTAGAAAACGAGATCCGACTCGAATCGGATTCTAAGTATCGAGATCAACAGCTCGAAGCCATTCGAAAAGCAATTCCCAACTTTCTACCTGAATTCAGCCACCTCCGCGTTAAACGATCGCCCCTCCGCATGGTCATCACCAAGCACGGCGAAGAGCTAATCATTAGCCAACTTTCCGATGGCGAAAAATCCCTGCTGACAATCATCGGCGACATCGCCCGCCGCCTTGCCATCTGCAACCCTGCCCGCGAAAATCCGCTGGAAGGCGAAGGCATTATTCTGATCGACGAAATCGATGCCCATCTCCATCCCAAGTGGCAACGCGGCATCGTTCCAAAACTTGAGCAAACCTTTCCCAACTGCCAATTCTTCCTTGCAACCCACTCTCCTCAGCTGATCAGTGATGTGAAATCTGACCATATTTACCTGCTCCAACGGGATGAGGCCGGAGAAGTCATTGCCACCCATCCCGAAGGCACCTACGGACGCGATACCAACCAAATCCTCGAAGATGTCATGGGCGTGCCCGAACGTCCCGCATGGAGCAAGCACAATCTCCAAAAGCTATTCCAGCTAATCGACTCCGGCGACTTAGCTGCCGCCAAAAAACTCAAAGACAATTTAGAACACCGTATCGGCGAAGATGAACCCGAATTCGCCAAAGCCGATGTCTTGATCCGACGGAAAGAAATTCTGGGCCGATGA